A genomic window from Deltaproteobacteria bacterium includes:
- the gatA gene encoding Asp-tRNA(Asn)/Glu-tRNA(Gln) amidotransferase subunit GatA — translation MTKLYELTAHELAQKLAQNEISSIEATQACLERIEATNNLGAYLHVDSVGALALAKASDERRRANNTNGPLDGVPMALKDIFLTEGMPTTCGSKILAGFKPPYNGTVVQKLKDAGVVLLGKLNMDEFAMGSSNEYSGFTPARNPWDPERVPGGSSGGCAIAVAAGLAFATLGTDTGGSIRQPAALCGVVGLKPTYSRVSRFGVIAYASSLDQVGPLTKDVTDCAQVLQVIAGHDPHDSTSADVAVPDYTKDIEQGVSGLRLGIPKEYFAPGIDAQVRAAVEAAIKTYEQLGAKISEISLPHTDYAIAAYYLVATAEASSNLARYDGVRYGPRRDPGLGLNEMYDDTRSQFGSEVKRRIMLGTYALSAGYYDAYYGKAQKVRTLVQRDFANAFAQCDALITPTSPSPAFKLGENVSDPIKMYLADVFTVSVNMAGLPGISLPCGFTKDGLPIGIQLIAAPMAEALLLRTARAYEREHKWHLQRPAL, via the coding sequence ATGACAAAGTTATATGAATTAACCGCCCATGAATTGGCGCAAAAGCTAGCTCAAAACGAAATATCAAGCATCGAAGCTACGCAAGCATGTTTAGAGCGTATTGAGGCTACCAATAACCTCGGTGCGTATTTGCATGTTGACAGTGTTGGTGCCTTAGCTTTGGCTAAAGCGAGTGATGAGCGACGCCGCGCTAATAATACCAACGGTCCACTTGACGGTGTGCCAATGGCTCTTAAAGATATTTTTCTTACAGAGGGCATGCCAACAACTTGTGGATCAAAAATCTTAGCAGGTTTTAAACCGCCATATAATGGTACAGTAGTACAAAAACTAAAAGATGCTGGAGTGGTGCTGCTTGGCAAACTCAATATGGATGAATTTGCCATGGGCTCATCTAATGAGTACTCTGGCTTTACTCCTGCACGTAACCCTTGGGACCCTGAACGTGTACCAGGCGGTTCTTCAGGTGGTTGTGCAATTGCGGTAGCGGCTGGTTTGGCATTTGCCACTTTAGGTACTGATACAGGTGGCTCAATTCGTCAACCAGCAGCTTTATGTGGTGTTGTTGGGCTTAAACCAACTTATAGCCGGGTGTCACGTTTTGGGGTTATTGCTTATGCAAGTTCTTTAGATCAAGTTGGTCCACTAACCAAAGATGTGACTGATTGTGCGCAGGTCTTGCAAGTAATTGCGGGGCATGATCCACATGACTCTACTAGTGCAGATGTAGCAGTACCAGATTATACTAAAGATATAGAGCAAGGTGTGTCAGGGTTACGCTTAGGCATACCTAAAGAATACTTTGCTCCGGGTATCGATGCACAAGTGCGTGCTGCGGTTGAAGCGGCTATTAAAACCTACGAGCAACTCGGTGCAAAAATAAGCGAGATTTCATTACCTCATACAGACTATGCCATCGCTGCTTATTATTTAGTAGCAACAGCAGAAGCCTCAAGTAACCTGGCTCGTTATGATGGCGTTCGCTATGGCCCACGACGTGACCCAGGTTTAGGCTTAAATGAAATGTATGATGATACACGCTCACAGTTTGGCAGTGAAGTTAAGCGACGTATCATGCTTGGCACTTACGCTCTATCAGCAGGTTATTACGATGCCTATTATGGCAAAGCCCAAAAAGTTCGTACTTTAGTACAACGTGATTTTGCTAATGCATTTGCACAATGTGATGCATTGATTACACCTACCAGCCCAAGCCCTGCATTTAAATTGGGCGAAAACGTCAGTGATCCTATTAAAATGTATCTCGCTGATGTTTTTACAGTAAGTGTGAATATGGCCGGGCTACCAGGTATCTCGCTACCTTGTGGTTTTACCAAAGACGGTTTACCCATCGGTATACAGCTAATTGCTGCCCCAATGGCTGAGGCTTTACTTTTACGTACAGCTCGCGCCTATGAGCGTGAGCATAAATGGCATTTGCAAAGGCCAGCATTATGA
- the gatB gene encoding Asp-tRNA(Asn)/Glu-tRNA(Gln) amidotransferase subunit GatB produces the protein MTRYEPVIGLEVHAQLRTQSKLFCSCSTAFGADVNLHTCAVCLGMPGVLPVLNRHAVDLAIRAGLGLGCTIHPRSQWSRKNYFYPDLPKGYQISQYDQPIATDGQLIVEVDGATSTVRIMRIHMEEDAAKNVHDDLIAGNRSYVDFNRGGTPLVEIVSQPDIRSAAQAAAYMKTLRQILRYLGVCDGNMEEGSLRCDANVSIRPVGETKLGTRTELKNINSFRFVQQAIEYEIERQKEVLASGGTIVQETRLWDTQAKVTRSMRSKEEAHDYRYFPDPDLPNLVLEPSYIENIRTELPELPAAKLKRYTTELGLSNYDANILTEDAEIALFFEKALAVFKKPKAIANWVINEVLRKLKTQNDDTAAAATLTDAYAQQIGELVELVEDNIISGKIAKDIFADLKAGDSPKRIVDEHGLKQVSDVGSIEPLIDEVLAKNPESVAKYKAGRTNMLGFFVGQVMKQTGGKANPKLVNELIQKKLS, from the coding sequence ATGACTCGCTACGAACCTGTTATTGGCTTAGAAGTTCATGCGCAACTGCGCACCCAGAGTAAACTTTTTTGCAGTTGCTCAACTGCGTTTGGCGCCGATGTCAATCTTCATACTTGTGCAGTTTGCCTTGGTATGCCCGGTGTCTTACCAGTGCTTAATCGTCATGCAGTTGATTTAGCGATACGTGCTGGTTTGGGCTTAGGTTGCACCATACATCCACGCAGCCAATGGTCGCGTAAAAATTACTTTTATCCCGACCTACCTAAAGGTTACCAAATCAGCCAGTACGATCAACCGATTGCTACTGATGGTCAATTAATTGTTGAGGTTGACGGCGCAACAAGTACCGTACGCATTATGCGTATTCATATGGAAGAAGATGCTGCTAAAAATGTTCACGACGACCTTATTGCTGGCAACCGCAGCTATGTTGACTTCAACCGTGGCGGCACTCCTTTAGTTGAAATAGTCAGCCAACCAGATATTCGCTCTGCTGCACAAGCTGCCGCTTATATGAAAACCTTGCGGCAAATCTTGCGCTATCTTGGGGTTTGTGATGGCAACATGGAAGAAGGTAGTTTACGCTGTGATGCCAATGTTTCAATACGTCCGGTAGGTGAAACTAAGCTAGGGACTCGTACCGAGCTTAAAAACATTAACTCTTTTCGTTTTGTGCAACAGGCAATAGAATACGAAATTGAACGTCAAAAAGAGGTATTAGCATCTGGCGGTACCATCGTTCAAGAAACACGACTATGGGATACCCAAGCTAAAGTTACCCGTTCGATGCGCTCAAAAGAAGAAGCCCATGACTATCGTTATTTCCCTGACCCTGATTTGCCCAATTTAGTGCTTGAACCTTCATATATTGAAAATATTAGAACTGAGCTACCAGAATTACCCGCGGCAAAATTAAAACGTTATACTACCGAACTCGGTTTATCAAATTATGACGCGAATATCCTCACCGAAGATGCAGAAATAGCGCTGTTTTTTGAAAAAGCATTGGCAGTATTTAAAAAGCCAAAAGCTATCGCCAATTGGGTAATAAACGAAGTGTTACGCAAACTAAAAACTCAAAACGATGATACTGCGGCTGCTGCAACCTTGACTGATGCATATGCACAACAAATTGGCGAGCTAGTTGAGCTTGTCGAAGATAATATCATTTCTGGTAAAATTGCCAAAGATATCTTTGCTGATCTTAAAGCTGGTGATTCACCGAAACGCATTGTTGATGAGCATGGTCTCAAACAAGTTAGCGATGTTGGCAGCATTGAACCACTTATCGACGAAGTACTGGCTAAAAATCCTGAATCGGTGGCTAAATATAAAGCAGGCCGTACCAATATGCTGGGCTTTTTTGTCGGCCAAGTAATGAAACAAACCGGCGGTAAGGCTAATCCTAAGCTAGTAAATGAGTTGATCCAAAAAAAGCTAAGCTAG
- a CDS encoding UvrD-helicase domain-containing protein — translation MSFIADLHIHSKYSRATSRDCDLEHLSAWAQRKGISVIGTGDFTHPAWMAELSEKLVPAEPGLFRLNHEIEKQVASTLPAICRSEVRFMLQVEISNIYKKAECTRKVHNLIYAPDFIQAKAFAAKLGSIGNITSDGRPILGLDAHDLLEIQLETVPDGFFVPAHIWTPWFAVLGSKSGFDSIEECFDDLTKYIFAVETGLSSDPAMNWRLSALDSYRLISNSDAHSPAKLGRESCRFNTTMDFFAIRQALATGVGYNGTIEFFPEEGKYHLDGHRDCSQRLSPKETIDNNGLCPTCGKPVTVGVLHRVEELADRSDGFKPEHAAGYKSLVPLCEILGEINRVGATSQTVTRAYQNLLNNLGSEFYVLEHAPLEDIAHNSSSLLVEALTRLRHGKVKCDAGYDGEYGVIRLFEPKELTDTNKTALLFNLPDKVTNYNEKKENTIQDKSEIDNDMQKQDNIDSVKVDPYESEIKNSKDEGLPNKFIPQNNKELESEVTFKKSLLAGLDVQQKQAAQLREGPVIIIAGPGTGKTRTLTHRIAWQIKNGATAEQCLAITFTRRAANELQERLAKLIPDDYTNVTIATFHSLGLIILREFGKYIGLSLNFEVLDAQQQKELIAKAFNQKLSTAHKLREEITRYKRNIGDNLPNDLTGSYKTYQQALHNANAVDFDDLIRLPVLLLKDSQKIKEQLQHRFVWISVDEFQDVDPLQYCLLTLLAPPNANICVIGDPDQSIYAFRGSDVELFWRFTKDYPSTKQIKLNRNYRSSDAIIKAALQAIAPMSLVPAREIEPIIKGGCKLIIHSAASERAEAEFVVHNIEQLLAGHSFFSFDSKRASGNETTNLSFSDFAILFRNNSQSQILCEAFANSGLPVQAPGDDPEVFDPRAEKITLLTLHAAKGLEFKVVFIVGCEDGLIPLRFGNELAASLAEERRLFFVGMTRARDKLFLTRARKRLRFGKMIDTAASPFIDDIEQVLLEKRQQELKRKTQKAAAKQLELL, via the coding sequence ATGTCTTTTATTGCAGATTTGCATATCCATTCAAAATATTCTCGTGCCACTAGTCGTGATTGCGACTTGGAACATTTATCAGCATGGGCGCAACGTAAAGGCATTAGCGTTATCGGGACCGGTGATTTTACCCACCCAGCGTGGATGGCAGAACTTAGCGAAAAATTAGTGCCTGCCGAGCCTGGGCTTTTTCGTCTTAATCATGAAATTGAAAAACAGGTTGCCAGCACCTTACCTGCAATTTGTCGTAGCGAAGTGCGTTTTATGCTGCAGGTTGAAATTTCAAATATTTATAAAAAAGCTGAATGCACTCGCAAAGTACATAATCTTATTTATGCACCTGATTTCATTCAGGCAAAAGCGTTCGCTGCTAAGTTAGGTTCAATTGGTAATATAACTTCAGACGGGCGACCTATTCTTGGCCTTGATGCCCATGACCTTTTAGAAATACAACTTGAGACAGTGCCTGACGGTTTTTTTGTGCCAGCTCATATTTGGACGCCATGGTTTGCCGTGCTTGGCTCAAAGTCAGGTTTTGACAGCATTGAAGAATGTTTCGATGATTTAACTAAATACATTTTTGCAGTTGAGACTGGTTTATCATCTGACCCAGCTATGAATTGGCGCCTTTCTGCTTTAGATAGCTACCGTTTAATCTCAAATTCGGATGCACATTCACCGGCAAAATTAGGTCGTGAATCATGTCGTTTTAATACAACAATGGATTTTTTTGCTATACGCCAAGCACTAGCTACGGGCGTAGGTTATAATGGAACTATCGAATTTTTCCCAGAAGAGGGTAAATATCACCTTGATGGTCATCGAGATTGTTCGCAACGCCTCTCTCCAAAAGAAACCATAGATAATAATGGGTTGTGCCCTACATGTGGAAAGCCTGTAACTGTTGGCGTATTACATAGAGTAGAAGAGCTGGCGGATCGTTCTGATGGTTTTAAACCTGAACATGCTGCAGGATATAAAAGTTTGGTGCCGTTATGTGAAATTTTAGGTGAAATAAATCGGGTTGGTGCTACTAGTCAGACGGTAACCCGAGCATATCAAAATCTTCTTAATAATTTAGGCTCAGAATTTTATGTGCTTGAACATGCACCACTAGAAGACATTGCTCATAATTCTTCAAGCTTATTAGTTGAAGCTTTAACTCGGTTACGCCATGGCAAAGTAAAGTGCGACGCCGGTTATGACGGAGAATATGGCGTCATTCGTCTTTTTGAACCCAAAGAGCTTACGGATACTAATAAAACGGCGCTTTTATTTAATTTACCAGACAAAGTAACAAATTATAATGAAAAGAAAGAAAATACTATCCAAGATAAATCAGAGATCGATAATGATATGCAAAAACAAGATAATATAGATTCTGTTAAAGTCGACCCTTATGAAAGTGAGATTAAGAATAGCAAGGATGAAGGTTTGCCCAATAAATTTATACCCCAAAATAATAAAGAGTTAGAAAGTGAAGTCACCTTTAAAAAATCATTGCTAGCCGGTCTTGATGTTCAGCAAAAACAAGCGGCGCAATTACGTGAAGGGCCAGTAATAATTATTGCAGGCCCTGGTACCGGCAAAACGCGTACTTTAACGCATCGGATTGCTTGGCAAATTAAAAATGGCGCAACTGCCGAGCAGTGCCTAGCGATAACTTTTACCCGACGTGCAGCCAATGAGCTGCAAGAGCGTTTAGCAAAACTAATACCTGATGATTATACAAACGTCACAATAGCTACATTTCATAGTTTAGGGTTAATAATATTACGTGAATTTGGTAAGTATATAGGGCTATCGCTAAACTTCGAAGTTTTAGATGCACAGCAGCAAAAAGAACTGATTGCCAAAGCTTTTAATCAGAAATTATCGACAGCACATAAACTACGAGAAGAAATTACACGTTATAAACGCAATATTGGTGATAATTTACCTAACGATTTAACTGGGTCATATAAAACATATCAACAAGCACTACATAACGCTAATGCTGTTGATTTTGATGATTTAATTCGCTTGCCGGTTTTATTATTAAAAGATTCGCAAAAAATTAAAGAACAATTACAACACCGATTTGTATGGATATCAGTTGATGAGTTTCAAGATGTTGATCCTTTGCAATATTGTTTATTGACTTTATTAGCTCCACCAAATGCAAATATTTGTGTTATCGGTGATCCGGATCAATCAATTTATGCTTTTCGGGGTAGCGATGTCGAATTATTTTGGCGTTTTACAAAAGATTATCCCAGCACAAAGCAAATTAAGCTTAACCGTAATTATCGTTCATCAGATGCAATTATCAAGGCTGCTTTGCAAGCAATTGCACCTATGAGTTTAGTACCAGCGCGTGAAATTGAACCGATAATTAAAGGAGGATGCAAATTAATAATTCACAGCGCAGCAAGCGAACGAGCCGAAGCTGAATTTGTAGTTCATAATATTGAACAGTTGCTTGCAGGCCATTCATTTTTTTCGTTTGATAGCAAACGGGCAAGCGGTAATGAAACTACTAATTTATCATTTAGTGATTTTGCCATACTCTTTCGTAACAATAGTCAAAGCCAGATATTATGTGAAGCCTTCGCTAATTCAGGTTTGCCAGTTCAGGCGCCAGGTGATGACCCAGAGGTTTTTGACCCAAGAGCTGAAAAAATCACTTTATTAACTTTACATGCTGCTAAAGGTTTAGAATTTAAAGTAGTATTTATTGTGGGATGTGAAGATGGTTTAATACCACTTCGTTTTGGCAATGAACTTGCTGCAAGTTTAGCTGAAGAGCGTCGTCTGTTTTTTGTTGGTATGACGCGAGCGCGTGATAAGCTTTTTTTAACTCGGGCACGTAAACGTTTAAGATTCGGGAAAATGATTGACACAGCAGCATCGCCATTTATTGATGATATTGAACAAGTATTATTAGAGAAACGCCAACAAGAATTAAAACGAAAAACCCAAAAAGCTGCCGCAAAACAACTTGAGTTATTATAG
- a CDS encoding type II toxin-antitoxin system HicB family antitoxin, whose protein sequence is MEQVRFLGKVIKNGRYYEVSVPDLGVYTQGTSIKDAHEMAIDALEIIVDKPDFKAELLPIDKTTFEISGSNSKYLIALFFRQLRINAKLSLSEFAQKLGAKSRNEYAKYEQGKAVPGLSKVAEIANVIERTIEIGRVWRTRKQKKTTQLSHHA, encoded by the coding sequence ATGGAACAAGTAAGATTTTTAGGAAAGGTCATTAAAAACGGTCGTTACTATGAAGTTAGTGTCCCAGACTTAGGGGTATACACCCAAGGTACATCAATTAAAGACGCTCACGAAATGGCCATAGATGCCCTTGAAATTATTGTTGATAAACCAGATTTCAAAGCTGAACTGTTACCTATAGATAAAACAACCTTTGAAATATCTGGGTCAAATTCAAAATATCTAATCGCATTATTTTTTCGTCAACTAAGAATTAACGCTAAATTGTCCCTATCAGAATTTGCTCAAAAATTAGGAGCAAAATCCCGTAATGAATATGCTAAATATGAACAAGGAAAGGCTGTTCCGGGATTATCTAAAGTTGCCGAAATAGCTAACGTTATTGAACGTACTATTGAAATAGGACGGGTTTGGCGTACTCGAAAACAAAAAAAGACCACACAGTTATCTCATCATGCTTAA
- a CDS encoding type II toxin-antitoxin system HicA family toxin, translating to MKYRELTRLLKKMGFVSIGGKRHEIFEKDGRKIPIPRHKEIKENTAKEIIKQASEVDDNGTSKIFRKGH from the coding sequence ATGAAATATCGTGAATTGACCCGTCTACTAAAAAAGATGGGGTTTGTTTCAATAGGAGGCAAAAGGCACGAAATATTTGAAAAGGATGGGAGAAAAATCCCTATTCCAAGACATAAAGAGATAAAAGAAAACACAGCGAAAGAAATCATCAAGCAAGCGAGCGAGGTAGACGATAATGGAACAAGTAAGATTTTTAGGAAAGGTCATTAA
- a CDS encoding DEAD/DEAH box helicase family protein gives MAIHPFFPTSPYQILNPEHRWFPADETLRATSYDKLLPPLVHKLRKEVIAWRNKNYAGASSTSKALLNWWFNTEHITPKPDGSLFEFKYYFAQREAIETVVFIYEVAQVKDKYDLMRYDSSGAVSASMFDEEWLRLVLKMATGSGKTKVMSLLVAWCYFHKTYEEDSKLATNFLMIAPNIIVLDRLRTDFDGLRIFFSDPILPDNGYEGRNWQDDFQMTLHIQDDVSIIRKTGNLFLTNIHRVYASNETLPSFEDDNLEEYFLGQRPSGKTTDSKIDLGMIVREINELIVINDEAHHIHDSRLAWFKSIADIHNRLKQKDHFLSLQIDVTATPKHNNGAIFVQTVCDYPLVEAITQNVVKHPVLPDSASRAKLSERRSSRYTEKYADYIALGVEEWRKVYVEHEKLGKKAVLFVMTDDTKNCDDVALYLEQTYPEFKDSILVIHTNNNGEVSETDSKKSKDELERLRKASNEIDSWDSPYKVIVSVLMLKEGWDVRNVTTIVGLRAYAAQSNILPEQTLGRGLRRMYLGSETTEYVSVVGTDAFMDFVESIQSEGVELERKPMGEGTDAKAPIIIEVDNENTKKDVDKLDIEIPVLSARIYREYKNLEELQPNTFGTKKVAYRQFSEEEKREIVFKDITTGEINHTTLLDSNTVTDFRSVIGYFTQVIMKDLRLISGYDVLYAKVKEFISAFLFTRPVEIDDLNTLRNLSELEASKTIVETFKKKINDLTIQDKGSAEIRDTIKLRHTRPFVVKDQGFLIPQKSLFNKIIGDSHLELIFAAFLEKCEDVVAYAKNYMAVHFNIDYVNADGDISNYYPDFIVKTSDREIFVVETKGLEDLDVPPKMQRLRKWCDDINAAQKKIHFDFVFVDEEDFNKYKPDSFEGLVKNFRKYKD, from the coding sequence ATGGCTATTCATCCTTTTTTTCCAACATCTCCGTATCAAATCTTGAACCCTGAACACCGTTGGTTTCCTGCTGACGAAACCCTGCGAGCAACCAGCTATGACAAATTGTTGCCGCCGCTTGTTCATAAGCTCCGCAAAGAAGTCATAGCATGGCGCAACAAAAACTATGCTGGAGCATCAAGCACTTCTAAAGCCTTGCTTAACTGGTGGTTTAACACTGAACACATTACACCCAAACCAGACGGATCTTTGTTTGAATTCAAATATTATTTTGCCCAGCGTGAAGCGATTGAAACGGTTGTCTTTATTTACGAGGTAGCACAGGTAAAAGATAAATACGATTTAATGCGTTACGATTCATCGGGCGCAGTATCAGCCTCGATGTTTGATGAAGAATGGCTACGTCTTGTTTTGAAAATGGCTACAGGCAGCGGCAAAACCAAGGTCATGAGTCTTCTTGTTGCGTGGTGTTATTTTCACAAGACCTATGAAGAAGATTCAAAACTGGCTACGAACTTTTTGATGATTGCGCCAAACATCATTGTGCTAGATCGCTTGCGCACTGATTTTGATGGGTTACGAATATTCTTTAGTGACCCAATATTGCCAGACAACGGGTATGAAGGCCGCAACTGGCAAGACGATTTTCAAATGACACTGCATATCCAAGATGACGTAAGCATCATACGGAAGACTGGCAATCTGTTTCTAACCAATATCCACCGCGTCTATGCAAGCAATGAAACGCTACCAAGCTTTGAAGATGACAATCTTGAAGAATATTTTTTAGGTCAACGACCTTCAGGTAAAACCACAGATTCAAAAATTGATCTCGGTATGATCGTGCGTGAGATCAATGAGCTGATAGTGATCAATGATGAGGCACATCATATTCATGACAGTCGCTTGGCTTGGTTCAAATCCATTGCCGATATTCACAATAGATTAAAACAAAAGGATCACTTTCTCTCTTTGCAAATTGATGTAACAGCAACACCTAAGCACAACAACGGGGCCATCTTTGTTCAGACCGTTTGTGATTACCCATTGGTTGAAGCAATCACCCAAAATGTGGTGAAGCATCCTGTGTTGCCCGATTCAGCAAGCAGGGCGAAATTGTCTGAACGTAGGAGTTCTCGCTATACAGAAAAGTACGCTGACTACATTGCCCTTGGTGTTGAAGAATGGCGCAAGGTCTATGTTGAGCATGAAAAGCTTGGCAAAAAGGCCGTTCTCTTTGTGATGACTGATGACACCAAGAACTGTGATGACGTGGCTCTGTACCTTGAACAAACATATCCAGAATTCAAAGATTCAATTCTCGTCATCCATACCAACAACAACGGCGAGGTGTCTGAAACCGATTCCAAGAAAAGCAAAGATGAGCTTGAAAGGTTACGCAAAGCATCCAATGAGATCGATAGCTGGGACAGTCCCTACAAAGTGATTGTTTCCGTGTTGATGCTGAAAGAAGGCTGGGATGTGCGCAATGTGACCACCATTGTTGGTTTGCGTGCTTATGCTGCCCAAAGCAATATTTTACCTGAGCAGACTTTAGGTCGTGGTTTACGCAGAATGTATCTTGGGTCTGAAACTACTGAATATGTCAGCGTGGTGGGTACGGATGCCTTCATGGATTTTGTAGAGTCAATTCAAAGCGAAGGCGTTGAACTTGAGCGTAAGCCTATGGGTGAAGGAACTGACGCCAAGGCTCCCATTATTATCGAAGTGGACAATGAGAACACCAAGAAAGACGTAGACAAGCTGGACATTGAAATCCCAGTGTTATCAGCGCGCATTTATCGGGAATACAAGAACCTTGAAGAATTGCAGCCCAATACATTTGGCACAAAGAAAGTTGCCTATCGGCAATTTTCAGAAGAAGAAAAACGCGAGATTGTTTTTAAGGACATCACTACAGGTGAAATCAACCATACCACGTTGCTAGATTCCAACACGGTTACTGATTTTAGAAGCGTGATCGGATACTTCACCCAAGTTATTATGAAAGACCTGCGCTTGATCAGCGGTTATGATGTGCTTTATGCCAAGGTCAAAGAGTTTATTTCGGCCTTCTTGTTTACCCGTCCTGTTGAAATAGACGACCTCAATACACTGAGAAATTTATCTGAACTTGAAGCCAGCAAAACCATTGTTGAAACCTTCAAGAAGAAGATTAACGATCTGACGATACAAGACAAAGGTAGCGCCGAGATCCGCGACACAATAAAGCTTCGACATACACGGCCATTCGTTGTCAAAGACCAAGGCTTTCTTATTCCCCAAAAAAGTCTTTTCAATAAGATCATTGGCGATAGCCACCTTGAATTGATATTCGCTGCATTTCTTGAGAAGTGTGAAGATGTTGTTGCTTATGCCAAGAACTACATGGCGGTGCATTTTAACATTGACTACGTGAATGCTGATGGTGACATCTCTAATTACTATCCCGATTTCATTGTAAAGACTTCAGACCGAGAGATCTTTGTTGTGGAAACCAAAGGGCTAGAAGACCTTGATGTCCCACCTAAAATGCAGCGTCTTAGAAAATGGTGCGACGACATCAATGCAGCGCAGAAAAAAATTCATTTTGATTTTGTGTTTGTGGACGAAGAGGACTTCAACAAATACAAGCCCGATTCGTTTGAAGGCTTGGTGAAGAATTTTAGGAAGTACAAGGACTAA
- a CDS encoding recombinase family protein: MWYKSGMQKAKNQRCKPDNQKAIGYIRVSTEEQHLGPEAQRDAMKKWCKANNKIFVAVFSDLGISGGAPIDKRPGLISAIESLKEQQAGILLVAKRDRLARDVVIAAMIERLAERTGAKVLTTDGTGNGDSPEAMLLRGIVDVFAQYERALIRSRTKAGLAVKKNRNERRGGLPFGFRLAGDGLLLTQATV; encoded by the coding sequence ATGTGGTATAAATCAGGAATGCAAAAAGCCAAGAACCAACGATGCAAACCAGATAATCAAAAGGCAATTGGTTACATCCGAGTTTCTACAGAGGAACAACACCTTGGACCTGAAGCCCAGCGTGACGCAATGAAGAAGTGGTGCAAAGCAAACAATAAGATTTTTGTGGCCGTCTTTTCAGATCTTGGCATTTCAGGCGGGGCACCCATTGATAAAAGGCCAGGTTTAATTTCGGCCATTGAATCCTTGAAGGAACAACAGGCTGGCATATTACTCGTTGCAAAACGTGATCGCCTTGCCCGCGATGTTGTAATTGCTGCCATGATTGAGCGTTTGGCCGAGCGTACAGGGGCAAAGGTCTTAACAACTGATGGCACTGGCAACGGCGATAGTCCCGAAGCCATGTTGCTTCGGGGTATCGTGGATGTTTTTGCCCAATATGAACGTGCACTAATTCGCAGCAGAACCAAGGCTGGCCTTGCCGTCAAAAAGAATCGCAATGAGAGAAGAGGTGGCCTTCCCTTTGGATTTCGTTTGGCAGGTGATGGCCTGTTATTGACGCAAGCAACGGTGTAG